One window from the genome of Hippocampus zosterae strain Florida chromosome 7, ASM2543408v3, whole genome shotgun sequence encodes:
- the map2k4b gene encoding dual specificity mitogen-activated protein kinase kinase 4b isoform X2, whose protein sequence is MATPSPDSTSSSSSNSFSIVGSASHQFHQQTQSSSMQETNSCWRCQNETGFQISLSGVSQSKRKALKLNFASPPVKPASRLPLNPTPPSFQNPHIERLRTHSIESSGKLKISPEQHCDFTAEDLRDLGEIGRGAYGSVNKMVHKPTGQIMAVKRIRSTVDEKEQKQLLMDLDVVMRSSDCPYIVQFYGALFREGDCWICMELMSTSLDKFYKYVYCAFDDVIPEEILGKITLATVKALNHLKENLKIIHRDIKPSNILMDRKGNIKLCDFGISGQLVDSIAKTRDAGCRPYMAPERIDPSASRQGYDVRSDVWSLGITLYELATGRFPYPKWNSVFDQLTQVVKGEPPQLSNSEERQFSPKFINFVNLCLTKDESKRPKYRELLKHPFILMYEERFVDVATYVCRILDQIPASPTSPMYVD, encoded by the exons ATGGCGACTCCCAGTCCTGACAGCACCTCCTCCAGCTCCAGCAACAGCTTCAGCATTGTAGGATCCGCGTCGCACCAATTCCACCAGCAGACACAGAGTAGCAGTATGCAAG AAACCAACAGCTGCTGGAGATGTCAAAATGAAACAG GATTTCAGATAAGCCTGTCTGGAGTTTCCCAAA GCAAACGTAAAGCGCTGAAGCTGAATTTCGCCAGCCCACCGGTGAAGCCAGCATCCCGCCTTCCGCTCAATCCGACGCCCCCTTCCTTCCAGAACCCCCACAT AGAGCGGCTGCGGACGCACAGCATCGAATCGTCAGGGAAGCTGAAGATTTCTCCTGAGCAGCACTGCGACTTCACGGCTGAGGACCTGAGAGACCTCGGGGAGATCGGCCGAGGGGCGTACGGCTCCGTCAATAAGATGGTCCACAAACCCACGGGCCAGATTATGGCAGTCAAG AGGATTCGTTCCACTGTGGATGAAAAGGAGCAAAAGCAACTGTTGATGGATCTCGACGTGGTGATGCGGAGTAGCGACTGTCCATACATTGTTCAGTTCTACGGGGCGCTCTTCAGAGAG ggGGACTGTTGGATTTGCATGGAGCTTATGTCTACCTCATTAGACAAATTTTATAAATATGTATATTGTGCATTCGATGATGTTATTCCAGAGGAAATATTAGGCAAAATAACATTAGCG ACCGTGAAAGCACTGAACCACTTAAAGGAAAACTTGAAAATAATTCACAGAG ACATCAAACCTTCCAACATTCTCATGGACCGAAAGGGTAACATCAAGCTGTGTGATTTCGGGATCAGCGGCCAGCTTGTGGACTCCATAGCCAAGACCAGGGATGCTGGCTGCAGGCCCTACATGGCA CCTGAAAGAATAGACCCCAGTGCCTCTAGACAAGGTTACGATGTTCGCTCAGATGTATGGAGCTTGGGAATCACCTTG TATGAGCTGGCCACTGGAAGGTTTCCATACCCCAAGTGGAACAGTGTTTTTGATCAGCTGACGCAAGTGGTGAAAGGAGAGCCTCCACAGCTCAGTAATTCTGAGGAGAGGCAGTTCTCCCCGAAGTTCATCAATTTTGTGAACTTATG CCTTACAAAGGATGAATCTAAAAGGCCAAAGTACAGGGAGTTGCTG AAACATCCGTTCATTCTCATGTATgaagagcgttttgtggatgtCGCCACTTATGTGTGCCGCATCCTGGATCAGATCCCCGCCTCTCCCACTTCTCCCATGTATGTGGACTGA
- the map2k4b gene encoding dual specificity mitogen-activated protein kinase kinase 4b isoform X1 encodes MATPSPDSTSSSSSNSFSIVGSASHQFHQQTQSSSMQGKRKALKLNFASPPVKPASRLPLNPTPPSFQNPHIERLRTHSIESSGKLKISPEQHCDFTAEDLRDLGEIGRGAYGSVNKMVHKPTGQIMAVKRIRSTVDEKEQKQLLMDLDVVMRSSDCPYIVQFYGALFREGDCWICMELMSTSLDKFYKYVYCAFDDVIPEEILGKITLATVKALNHLKENLKIIHRDIKPSNILMDRKGNIKLCDFGISGQLVDSIAKTRDAGCRPYMAPERIDPSASRQGYDVRSDVWSLGITLYELATGRFPYPKWNSVFDQLTQVVKGEPPQLSNSEERQFSPKFINFVNLCLTKDESKRPKYRELLKHPFILMYEERFVDVATYVCRILDQIPASPTSPMYVD; translated from the exons ATGGCGACTCCCAGTCCTGACAGCACCTCCTCCAGCTCCAGCAACAGCTTCAGCATTGTAGGATCCGCGTCGCACCAATTCCACCAGCAGACACAGAGTAGCAGTATGCAAG GCAAACGTAAAGCGCTGAAGCTGAATTTCGCCAGCCCACCGGTGAAGCCAGCATCCCGCCTTCCGCTCAATCCGACGCCCCCTTCCTTCCAGAACCCCCACAT AGAGCGGCTGCGGACGCACAGCATCGAATCGTCAGGGAAGCTGAAGATTTCTCCTGAGCAGCACTGCGACTTCACGGCTGAGGACCTGAGAGACCTCGGGGAGATCGGCCGAGGGGCGTACGGCTCCGTCAATAAGATGGTCCACAAACCCACGGGCCAGATTATGGCAGTCAAG AGGATTCGTTCCACTGTGGATGAAAAGGAGCAAAAGCAACTGTTGATGGATCTCGACGTGGTGATGCGGAGTAGCGACTGTCCATACATTGTTCAGTTCTACGGGGCGCTCTTCAGAGAG ggGGACTGTTGGATTTGCATGGAGCTTATGTCTACCTCATTAGACAAATTTTATAAATATGTATATTGTGCATTCGATGATGTTATTCCAGAGGAAATATTAGGCAAAATAACATTAGCG ACCGTGAAAGCACTGAACCACTTAAAGGAAAACTTGAAAATAATTCACAGAG ACATCAAACCTTCCAACATTCTCATGGACCGAAAGGGTAACATCAAGCTGTGTGATTTCGGGATCAGCGGCCAGCTTGTGGACTCCATAGCCAAGACCAGGGATGCTGGCTGCAGGCCCTACATGGCA CCTGAAAGAATAGACCCCAGTGCCTCTAGACAAGGTTACGATGTTCGCTCAGATGTATGGAGCTTGGGAATCACCTTG TATGAGCTGGCCACTGGAAGGTTTCCATACCCCAAGTGGAACAGTGTTTTTGATCAGCTGACGCAAGTGGTGAAAGGAGAGCCTCCACAGCTCAGTAATTCTGAGGAGAGGCAGTTCTCCCCGAAGTTCATCAATTTTGTGAACTTATG CCTTACAAAGGATGAATCTAAAAGGCCAAAGTACAGGGAGTTGCTG AAACATCCGTTCATTCTCATGTATgaagagcgttttgtggatgtCGCCACTTATGTGTGCCGCATCCTGGATCAGATCCCCGCCTCTCCCACTTCTCCCATGTATGTGGACTGA
- the map2k4b gene encoding dual specificity mitogen-activated protein kinase kinase 4b isoform X3, with protein MATPSPDSTSSSSSNSFSIVGSASHQFHQQTQSSSMQETNSCWRCQNETGKRKALKLNFASPPVKPASRLPLNPTPPSFQNPHIERLRTHSIESSGKLKISPEQHCDFTAEDLRDLGEIGRGAYGSVNKMVHKPTGQIMAVKRIRSTVDEKEQKQLLMDLDVVMRSSDCPYIVQFYGALFREGDCWICMELMSTSLDKFYKYVYCAFDDVIPEEILGKITLATVKALNHLKENLKIIHRDIKPSNILMDRKGNIKLCDFGISGQLVDSIAKTRDAGCRPYMAPERIDPSASRQGYDVRSDVWSLGITLYELATGRFPYPKWNSVFDQLTQVVKGEPPQLSNSEERQFSPKFINFVNLCLTKDESKRPKYRELLKHPFILMYEERFVDVATYVCRILDQIPASPTSPMYVD; from the exons ATGGCGACTCCCAGTCCTGACAGCACCTCCTCCAGCTCCAGCAACAGCTTCAGCATTGTAGGATCCGCGTCGCACCAATTCCACCAGCAGACACAGAGTAGCAGTATGCAAG AAACCAACAGCTGCTGGAGATGTCAAAATGAAACAG GCAAACGTAAAGCGCTGAAGCTGAATTTCGCCAGCCCACCGGTGAAGCCAGCATCCCGCCTTCCGCTCAATCCGACGCCCCCTTCCTTCCAGAACCCCCACAT AGAGCGGCTGCGGACGCACAGCATCGAATCGTCAGGGAAGCTGAAGATTTCTCCTGAGCAGCACTGCGACTTCACGGCTGAGGACCTGAGAGACCTCGGGGAGATCGGCCGAGGGGCGTACGGCTCCGTCAATAAGATGGTCCACAAACCCACGGGCCAGATTATGGCAGTCAAG AGGATTCGTTCCACTGTGGATGAAAAGGAGCAAAAGCAACTGTTGATGGATCTCGACGTGGTGATGCGGAGTAGCGACTGTCCATACATTGTTCAGTTCTACGGGGCGCTCTTCAGAGAG ggGGACTGTTGGATTTGCATGGAGCTTATGTCTACCTCATTAGACAAATTTTATAAATATGTATATTGTGCATTCGATGATGTTATTCCAGAGGAAATATTAGGCAAAATAACATTAGCG ACCGTGAAAGCACTGAACCACTTAAAGGAAAACTTGAAAATAATTCACAGAG ACATCAAACCTTCCAACATTCTCATGGACCGAAAGGGTAACATCAAGCTGTGTGATTTCGGGATCAGCGGCCAGCTTGTGGACTCCATAGCCAAGACCAGGGATGCTGGCTGCAGGCCCTACATGGCA CCTGAAAGAATAGACCCCAGTGCCTCTAGACAAGGTTACGATGTTCGCTCAGATGTATGGAGCTTGGGAATCACCTTG TATGAGCTGGCCACTGGAAGGTTTCCATACCCCAAGTGGAACAGTGTTTTTGATCAGCTGACGCAAGTGGTGAAAGGAGAGCCTCCACAGCTCAGTAATTCTGAGGAGAGGCAGTTCTCCCCGAAGTTCATCAATTTTGTGAACTTATG CCTTACAAAGGATGAATCTAAAAGGCCAAAGTACAGGGAGTTGCTG AAACATCCGTTCATTCTCATGTATgaagagcgttttgtggatgtCGCCACTTATGTGTGCCGCATCCTGGATCAGATCCCCGCCTCTCCCACTTCTCCCATGTATGTGGACTGA